CTCGTGCGTGTGGGCAGGTACCCAGCTCCAGCAGGGACGAGCCGTCTCCTTCGGCAAGTCCCTCAACCTCCCTAAGCCTCCCTGTTCTCGTCTATAGAATGGAGGTGGTGAGCGCACCTATGCTGTCAAACTACTCCCACAACTAAAGAAGACAGCTCAGAAAGCACACTTGGTGTGCAGTGCTCTGAAAGGCGACAGGCATGGAAGGGTGTCGTTCTGTGATCCTTCCAGGAAGGTCAGGTCCTTTCTGACCATCCCACTCGGTGGGGATGCTGGGGGTAGGCTTCCAGCCCAGGAATCCTGTGTCCTGAGGGTCACCCCTCGCTTCTCCTCTTCCTAAGTGGGACAAAACCTTGGGCCTGGGGCTACTTGGGCCTTTGGGCCATTTAACCCTGCTGAGGTAACAACTCTCCTCATGTGGAGAACAGGATGGCTATCAAAACCCTGCCCTCACCCCGCCTGCTTCTGCATGGAGCCCATGTTCTGGGCACAAGTGCTTTCCAAACCGTCCATGCTCTGCAAACACCAGGCACCCACTAAGGATGACGGTGGGCGCCTGGCATCCAGGACTCCTCAGTTCCCGGCCCCCTTAGCAGGCTTCTCTGATTCCTCCAGTGGGGCCTGTGGCCACcattcctcccctgccccaaagGAATTGAGAGAGGACAGTGTTGGGGGGAGCGGGGCCCTGGGGCCTGGTGCTGGAGCTTCCTGCCAGGGACTGGGTGGCAGAGCCACTCCTCACCATTGATTGTGATTGACTTCAGCTGTCCGTCTTCTTCCACTTCCACCCGCTCCTGCCCGTTCTCCATGATTCTGTGGGGGATGGCACAGTTCACTCAGCGAGCCATGCACAAATCCCGCAGGTGCCTGTCTGCACGCTGGGATGCCGTGGCGAACGGGACAGATTCTGCCCACAGGCAGCTGACCTAGTCGTATgccactccctctctccccctcacccctgcccccggGATGATCCCAAAGGGGCCCTCACCTGCGCGTCGTGATGCGGCGTCCTTGGACAAAGGTGGTGGACGTAGAAACAGAGCGAAAAGCACCAGCCCCGGgactgaaggagaaagaggaggaggagaaatctgGCATGGAGAcaagggaggaagcagagagctggTCAGAGGGAAGATGGCGCTGGCATGCTGCAGTCACGAGGGGGCCGGGAACCACTGTGGGGGTCTCCCCGCAGAGATGCCTGAAGACAGGTCTCCAGACACTCAGGAGAGGAGGCTTGGAAAAGGAATGAGTCAGGATGAGGGGGTTCCAGGACCCAGAGCTTGCAAAAACACTAACGGCCAGCACATACCAGAGTgcccagggaaggaggaagagaaagtgaaGAAGGGGCCCGAGTGTCGGGAACCCCGGCTCTGAAGCTCGGAGAAGGGGCCCAGGTCATCTGCAACAAGCAAGCCGATTAAAAATCATTGGGCGAAGAGTGCTGTTCCCCCCAAAATGTGTGAACCCTGCCTTTCAGCCTTGACATAGAGCCTGCTaagcatttctgattttttttttcttttttgattgtgGACTTGTttacaaattaaatttctttttaatattagatATGAAAAAGAACCCTGGCAAATTCCATCCACAGTAGACCatgaaggagggaagggaaagaggaagggggtgTTGGCTAGCTCCTCTGGCACAGGCAGGTAAGCATGGCATGAAAAGAGGCCCACCAGGTCTCGGGAGGCCCAACTCTCCCGTTGGCTGGGTGACTCTAAGCAAGTTACCTGCAAGAACCTTTGGGCTCTCATCTGTAAGTGGGAAGAAAACTGTCCACCTCACAGGGCTCAAAGTCTTCGCTGCGAACATGCTATCTGTCATGTGTGATGTCACTGTGATGGTCACAGGGTGCGCTGAGTCCTGCTTTCATGGCTGCTATTGTGCAAGCCTAACAATATACCATTGTTGCCCTCATTTCATAAAGCAAGTCTCTGTGGGTTTCAGGCCTGTGTCAGGTTCTGTCCTCGCTGTCCCTAGACCCACCCCCACAAAATCTTCTGTCTGTGGAATTCTGCTGCCCTCTTGGCCTCCTCCCTCAGGGGCTCCCGACTGATGGAGGGCAGGGCCTGGAGCGGGAGTCAGTCAGAGCTGGTCAGAGGCCTCCCAAGCCCACTCACCAAAGAGCTCCGCAAAAGGGTCTCCACTCCCAAAGAACTCCCGGAAGACCTCCTCGGGGCTGCGGAAGGTGAAGGTGAAGCCCGGCCCACCACCACCAGGTTCTGCGCGGGATGGGCCAGTTCCTGGAgtagaggcaggaggaagagggggctCAGGGCGTGCCTCTTGCCCTGAGCCAGGGGACTCCACCGAAGGCACGGCCTGGAGCCTTAGGAAAGTATCCACAGCActaccctgccctccccctctcctctgtgACCCACTTCCCTCCCTGGGCGCCCCCCGCCCTCCACCGCTCCACCTACCAGCCCCAGTCAGCCCCTCCCGGCCATAGCGGTCGTAGATCTCTCGCTTGTGCTCTGGAAAAAGAGACCCAattatttctccctccctctgggaTGACGGCCTCCCCTTCTAGGCTAGGACCCTCAGAGGATCACCCAGTgatggaggctggggtggggggcagcaggatGCACAGGGGACATGGGCCATAGGTTTCAGCAGTGCCAGCTCTTCGCAGTGTGGCTCcctctcatctgtagaatgggcacAATCACAGCACTGACCTCCCAGGGTCATTGCCAGGGTTAAATAAGACAATCCACGGAAACTGCTTAGCATGGTGCCTTGATAACCCAGTAAAGTGTTCAGCGAGTATCAGCTAATTGTTACTATGCTATTCATCAGGGCTTAGCCTCCATGTTGCCTCTGCAGAGAGGCCTTCTGTGACCACTGTAACAAGAAGGGTGCCTGTATTCCCCATCAACAACACCCAGCAGCTCCCCCGCAGAATACTGTTGGTTGTGTATTTCCTTGGTTAATGCTGGGCTTCTGGGGGCAAGACGCAATAAACCCATGATGACAAGGACAGTGTCTGTCTGTCCTCCGTTGTTCCCCAGCACTCAGCGAGGGCCCAGCACCATCAACACTCAaggaatattttttgaatgaatgaataaataaataaatgacagacCTGGATTCGGTCTGtcttgactttggctcgggtcatgatctccgggtcctgagaaggagcccagcatagggctccacgcccagtgtggagtctgcttgagactctttcccccgcctccccctcctcctctgctccttcccctcactcacactctctctttccctctaaaataaataaataaaatcttaaaaaaacaaaacaaaacaaaacaaaatcaacaacagaCCTGGATTTGTATTCCagctctgtgtgaccttgagcaaaccaCCCCATCTCTCTCAGCCTGTTTCCTTGCCTATAAAGTGGGGATGATAAATTCTGCCTGGCAGGATGGCTGTCAGACCCTTGGGGATTACACCCACTGATGCATGGCACAAAGAAGGCTCGGCACACATGTAGGTTACCGGGCCTGCTCCCATCCCCTTGTCAAGACCCATGCTACAACTACCATACCAGATCCCAGGGCGCAGACACTGAGCGCAGGGATTAGGGAAACAGTAAGAGGGTgctttgcacatagtaggtgctcacttgaactgaagcaaaaaaaagaaagaaagaaagaaagttgcagAGCCCCCTGTCAGAGGGGGCACTTAACTGCCGGGTTAGAAACACACATGGAGGGGACAGGAGGTGGCAGCATGTCTTTGCGAAGGAGTAGGATGGGGCATGAAATGGGGGCAATAGGtgctgcccttccctgcccccccccttaCTGTCTGACAGCACTTCATAGGCCTCCGCCACCTCCTTGAACTTTCTCTCAGCAAATTCTTTATTATCCGGGTTCTTGTCTGGGTGCCACTGAAGAGCCTTCCGCCGATACCTGCAGGAAGTGGGACCAGTGGGCAGGTCGGAAGACATGAGAAAGCACCTCTCGCCAAGAAACAGAAAGACCTGCTTGCCCATTCCTTTCCCCATTCAGATCCCCTTCTGTCCCAGGTGCTAGGGCTGCCTCTGCTGCCCTGCTTTAATGgagtccctctctctcccctctgcggCCAGTGCTAAAACGACTTGTAGCAGCAGAAAATGAGGGCAGGAGACAGCCCGATCCCTAACCCCTCTGGAGCTCACCCGGGCTGCAAAAGTTGGAAATCTGTGTGGCCATGGCATACAGGGCTCTGGACCCTCCTGGTCACAGGGCCTGGACATTTTTGCAGGCATCCTGAGAAAGCCCACACCTAGGGGCTGACGCTTGAGGCAGGAGTGATGGGGAAGGGGGGTGTGATCCACTGGAGAAGGAGCCACAGTGCAGCTCCCAGCAAAACTTGTTCACGCTAGGGACCTTCTCCTACTCTTCCAGGGGTCTTCTTCCCTCCTATGGATGGAGCCCCCAATCCTAAGGACCTAGGTCCCTCGGCAAGGTCTCTGAAGGACCCCATGGTGGTGatggggaggggtttgggggtgAGAGGTTTTCTGATGCGCAACGGAGGCACTTACGCCTTCTTGATGTCATCAGCGGACGCACTTCGCGGCACGTCTAGGATGTCGTAGTAGGATGCCATGGCAACTCGTCAGTAGTCAGATGGGCCTCCGTGGGGctgcaggagaggaggaggagtcagGCAGGAAGAATCCAgggtcccctccctgggcctggagacccccacccccccggagGGAGCGGGAGGCGCTCCCAGGAGGAAGCGGCGCCCACTGGGTTCTGGTTGGGACCGGTGACGAGGCTCCCTCCGGCAGCCTTATCTGGCCCCCGCAGGCCGGTGCCGCGGGCTATCTCGGCGCCCAGGGCCCGGGGAGCCCTATCGCAGCCCCGAGACTCCAGCAGCCCTGCCCAGGGCCTCCCAGCCTGACCCGGGCCCCCCGCCCGCACCTCCTCGGTCGGGAGTCCCTGGCCTCCTGCagcgccccgcccctgccccccgccGGAACCGTCTGGCACCGGCCGCCCCGGCTCGCGGCTGCTGCGTAGGACGCGCCCGGCCCAGCTGTGCGCGCAAGCATGCGTCAGCGGCACGGAAACTACTAGAGACCCAGACGAGGCCGACCGGGCCTGTCACCCAgcggggagggggttgggggacggCTGCAGGGGCTGCCGGGAGATGGGGGCGGAGCCGGCTATTTTGGGCTTGCTCCCGGGCGACGTCATCCTCAGACGGGACCTGGGAGACGGCTGCCGGCTGCATCCTGGCGTGACGCACTCGCGGGCCAGCGAGCCGCCCGGCCCCCGGTCCCTCTGTCCTTTTCCTATAACAGGCTCGGTGATTGACGGCTACTCACTCCGGAAAAAATCCCCCATATCAAGGACTCACAGACCAACCCTCTGGGTCGAAATCCTCCCCCTTCAGATCTCTGCTTCCGCCCCAGGTCCTGAAAGAGAGGCTGTCCCAACTTCCCTGAGTAGGTCAGACCTGCCTGTCGGCGTTTCGTGACACCATCACGCTCATCGGAGCTGCAAATCTGCCCTTACCTGCTCGATTCTTTGATGGACATTCACCTCCCCCATTAGAATGTAAATTCCACCGGACAGAAATtgtgtctccccccccccccccgccttgagTATTTAGGGCAGTTGTGGGGTTCAAAAATAGCTGTTGGATGATTAAACAATGAACAGGTCGGAAGCTCTTGTTGACAGTTTTGACACATGTAGGGAAGGTGGGGTTAAAGGATAAacggaaaacaaaaaaaaggaaaaggaaattcccCAGATTCAAGGTTTTTGGCTTTTTGCTTTTTGGGGATCCACCCCCCTCCCAGAGTGATCCCAAATATATCTTACCTCAAAATGATTCCTGGGTTCAGGCCTCATGAGACAGTTAGAGAACCTTCCAGAATTGGCTCCTGCTTGATATCCTTCAGGCTAATCCATAAGTATCCCCTGAACATTTACATAGTAGATGCAGTCAGGATGTAAAATGAAGAGTATGACCCAGTCCCTGGCTACACAGCTCCAGTGTGATAAGATTCCAGCCCAACAAGATAGCCCAGTGGGAAATTCCAAGGTTTTAAAAACAGACAGACCTGGCTTTGCAACCTGGCACTATTGTGTGACTTGGCAAAACCTCTGAGAACTCAGTTTTTCCTACCTAAATATAGGTAACGACTAGGGCTGTTTGAAAGTCAAATGAGGTGTGGTACATAGTTCATCTGGGTCTTAGTACGTACCTTTTGGGCATCATGACCGGCCCAAGCAGTCATGCTTATGTGAGTCCAGAAGAGTGTTTTCTGCTGGGTGGCCCAGAAATGCTTCGCTGAAGAGAAGGGCTTAAGCCAGACAAGAGGAAAGAAGGTGGCATGCATTTGCCCACTTTCTCTGGCTGCCCACAGTTTGAAACTTCCTAATACTTTTGGGGAATTCCCAACGTGTAGGCCTTGATGGGATGCTGGCCACCCCCTGTCACAAAGCCCTGACACGTGCTCTCCCAGACTTGTCGGCTCTAGGGGTACGTGGTCATTAACTTTGCCAGTTGAGAGCTCCAACTGGGACTTTGAATGTGGAGCAAGTCACAGAGAAGCTGGGGCAGTTGAGAATTCGTTTCTGCGGTAATTGTGACAGCGGAGCCAGCAGCAGCCTCTAGTGTCTGGAGGAGGAAATGTCGGTCTCAGAGCCTAGGTGGGAAGAAGCCTCATTGCAGCCCCCTGTTCTGTAGGGAACTGGGCGGGGTCTTTTAGGcaggctgtcctgtgccctgacCTTGACTATGGTACTGGATGCTCAGCTTTCCTTGCTGCCTACCTATTCACGGAATCTTATCTGGCAGCCCTTGTATTAATTCTGTGTGCTACCCAGTGTCTCTCCAATGTGTGtgtgggaaggtggggggggggtgcctttttcctttattttaatttgccAGAGCTAATTTCTGCTGTTTACAGTGAGAGTCTTGACTGACTGGCCTTAGTATAAGAGGAAGGAATAGGTTAGGTCACTCCAAAATCTTCCAAATCTCTTTCTTCTTACTTCTCCTATCTCAACAGACGTTTGTCTAGCACCTACTGTATATGTGATTTTATAttaagaattaggaaaacaaaGGGGTTTACGTTCCAGTCCTTGTACTCCAGGGGGTAAAAATCTAGTTGGGACATTGACAAATGACAACCAAGGGAAATTATATCAAACACATGTAGCAATCAAAGGGTTAATTTCATTTGTTCACAAGAAAAATCAAATACTGcagttttttaaatgggcaaaaggcaCAGACAAGAGTTTATAGAAGAGaagatattgattttttttttaaagattttatctatttatttgtcagagagagaacgagagcgagcacaggcagacagagtggaaggcagagtcagagggagaagcaggctccctgcagagcaaggagcccgatgtgggactcgatcccaggacgctggaatcatgacctgagccgaaggcagctgcttaaccaactgagccacccaggcgccccgagaagatattgatttttaaacatatgaaaatatatgaaaagatcctCGACCTTATTCATAGCAAGAGAGTTATAAGGAAAGTGGCAATAAAATACTTTGTTTCACTTATCAGATGATGGACAAAGATCAAAATGTTTTATACATTGGGTGGGCAAGGCTCTAGAGCACAGGCATGCTAGTACATTGGTTGTGGGAGAGCAATATTGTGCGTATCAAAGTTAAAAGTTCAGAGCCTTTGACCCAGTGGTTCTGATTCTGATACATATGGGCAAAGAAGTATGTACAAGGGTTCCAGAATTTGTTTCCAAAGCAAAGAATTGGAAACAACTGAAATTCTCACCAGTAGCAGCCTGGTAAAACAAGCAAGGGAATGCTGCCTAGAAGAATAGTGCATTGTTACATTGTTACCAAAAAGAAGGAGGCACATCTTTATGGACTGTTAAGGACCATCTTCAGGATTTTTTGCTAAATGAAAAGAGGGTAAGACAAAGTGTATATATGTAAGTGTGTGTACTGTAGTCCCCCTGATCCACGGTTTCAGTTGCCCACAGTCAACTACAGTCTGGAAGCAGATCCTCCTTCTGATGTGCCATCAGAAAGTCATTagtagggatgcctggtggctcagtgggttaaagcctctgccttcagctcaagtcttgatcccttgatcgggatctctgctcagcggggagcgtgcttcctcctctctctctctctctgcctgcttctgcctacttgggatctctgtctgtcaaataaataaataaaatcttaaaaaaaaaaaagccattagtAGCCGAACACTACATCACAATACCTACAGCATTCACATCGCTTTATCTCATCCTGTAGGTATTTAAGCATCCACATCATCATGAGAAGGAGGGGAGTATAGCacaagatattttgagagagaccacattggCTTAACTTTTGTTACAGCTTATTATTAGActcgttttattttattgttattgttaacctcttactgtgcctaatttacaAAGTAAATTTATCATAGGGATGCATGTGTAGCAAAAGACATAATATATATGGAGTCTAGTACTATCCCTGGTTTCAGGCATCCGTGGGGGTCTTGAACATATGTCTTGAACATACTGCATACACATTAACATATGTAGATGTCTCTGGAAAGAAACACGAACAAAAAAGTTAATAGTGGAGGCTGTCAAGAGCAGAACAAAAGAAGGGGACTTATTTTCACTTATAGCCTTATTTTTGCTGTTTGGAAATCTTTTTTGTGCCTTTTCAATTTGGAAGCATGTTCACATAATAACTTTGACTATATACAG
Above is a genomic segment from Mustela lutreola isolate mMusLut2 chromosome 3, mMusLut2.pri, whole genome shotgun sequence containing:
- the DNAJB2 gene encoding dnaJ homolog subfamily B member 2 isoform X3; translation: MASYYDILDVPRSASADDIKKAYRRKALQWHPDKNPDNKEFAERKFKEVAEAYEVLSDKHKREIYDRYGREGLTGAGTGPSRAEPGGGGPGFTFTFRSPEEVFREFFGSGDPFAELFDDLGPFSELQSRGSRHSGPFFTFSSSFPGHSDFSSSSFSFSPGAGAFRSVSTSTTFVQGRRITTRRIMENGQERVEVEEDGQLKSITINGVPDDLALGLELSRREQQQAVASRSGGTRVQQTPASRPSDSDLSEDDEDLQLAMAYSLSEMEAAGKKPAACPRPRD
- the DNAJB2 gene encoding dnaJ homolog subfamily B member 2 isoform X4, which produces MASYYDILDVPRSASADDIKKAYRRKALQWHPDKNPDNKEFAERKFKEVAEAYEVLSDKHKREIYDRYGREGLTGAGTGPSRAEPGGGGPGFTFTFRSPEEVFREFFGSGDPFAELFDDLGPFSELQSRGSRHSGPFFTFSSSFPGHSDFSSSSFSFSPGAGAFRSVSTSTTFVQGRRITTRRIMENGQERVEVEEDGQLKSITINGVPDDLALGLELSRREQQQAVASRSGGTRVQQTPASRPSDSDLSEDDEDLQLAMAYSLSEMEAAGKKPADVF
- the DNAJB2 gene encoding dnaJ homolog subfamily B member 2 isoform X2, with amino-acid sequence MASYYDILDVPRSASADDIKKAYRRKALQWHPDKNPDNKEFAERKFKEVAEAYEVLSDKHKREIYDRYGREGLTGAGTGPSRAEPGGGGPGFTFTFRSPEEVFREFFGSGDPFAELFDFSSSSFSFSPGAGAFRSVSTSTTFVQGRRITTRRIMENGQERVEVEEDGQLKSITINGVPDDLALGLELSRREQQQAVASRSGGTRVQQTPASRPSDSDLSEDDEDLQLAMAYSLSEMEAAGKKPAGGRGAQRQRQGRPKAQDRDPGTGGTPEAARGDAAKSSPSPEEKASRCLIL
- the DNAJB2 gene encoding dnaJ homolog subfamily B member 2 isoform X1, with protein sequence MASYYDILDVPRSASADDIKKAYRRKALQWHPDKNPDNKEFAERKFKEVAEAYEVLSDKHKREIYDRYGREGLTGAGTGPSRAEPGGGGPGFTFTFRSPEEVFREFFGSGDPFAELFDDLGPFSELQSRGSRHSGPFFTFSSSFPGHSDFSSSSFSFSPGAGAFRSVSTSTTFVQGRRITTRRIMENGQERVEVEEDGQLKSITINGVPDDLALGLELSRREQQQAVASRSGGTRVQQTPASRPSDSDLSEDDEDLQLAMAYSLSEMEAAGKKPAGGRGAQRQRQGRPKAQDRDPGTGGTPEAARGDAAKSSPSPEEKASRCLIL